In Stenotrophomonas sp. 169, one DNA window encodes the following:
- the plsB gene encoding glycerol-3-phosphate 1-O-acyltransferase PlsB, with product MAPMSKQNPLPFPGEQPEPTAAAATPVSPTTDGSLPPPAPARVAGGRRPWWARLLGRLVEPWLSLDIEPEDPGQYNDGRPVIYVLEDYGLSNALILDKACRQAGLPSPLTPLPGDPTGRRRAYVALSRRSSSNSLIPEQRGAKTHSDSLAKVLQAHRVRDELDVHLVPVSIFVGRAPDKQSGWFAVLFSENWALVGRFRRLLAVLLNGRSTIVRFAPPISLRSTIDEGLDPERTVRKLQRVLRTHFRRIRESVIGPDLSTRRLLVDQVLQAEPVREAIASQARRDNSKPADAWKKAHAYAWEIAADYSSPAVRSASFMLSHVWNRIYAGVLVHHLDKFKAAAPGHEVVYVPSHRSHMDYLLLSYLLYDRGIVPPHIVAGINLNLPVVGTLLRKGGAFFIRRSIRGNALYSAVLSEYVAQLVAGGYSIEYFVEGGRSRTGRLLQPKGGMISMTLKAFLRQPRKPVLFQPIYIGYEKLMEGGSYLDELTGRPKEKESIWSLLWGIPKVLKQNYGQVVVNFGEPIALNDVLAEKAPDWDGSAVAEDEKPAWLASTVDTLAERIQVRINGAADVNPINLLALALLSTPKHAMGEADLIAQIQLCKTLLEEMPYSDRVTVTPHSPARIIAHAEEINVLTRVRHPLGDVLSVSGDTAVLLSYFRNNVLHLFTASSWVACCFQNNRRMGRAGLVRLGRTVYPFLQSELFLPWTEDEFGQRIEQTIDLFIREGLLQQVGEDEGGVLARNTGQTDEVFRLRAIGHSLQQAFERYYIAISVLVKNGPGTLGAAELESLCQQAAQRLSLLYAPAAPEFFDKTLFRGFIQKLRELRLVWPDENSKLLFDERLDGWAKDAKFILGRELRHTIERVSPEAAKPEEAAPQD from the coding sequence ATGGCGCCGATGTCGAAACAGAACCCCCTGCCGTTCCCCGGCGAACAACCCGAGCCGACCGCCGCCGCCGCGACGCCGGTATCCCCGACGACCGACGGTTCGCTGCCGCCGCCTGCCCCTGCGCGCGTCGCAGGCGGACGCCGGCCGTGGTGGGCGCGACTGCTGGGTCGGCTGGTCGAGCCATGGCTGTCGCTGGATATCGAGCCGGAAGATCCCGGCCAGTACAACGACGGTCGGCCGGTGATCTACGTGCTGGAAGACTACGGTCTGTCCAATGCGCTGATCCTGGACAAGGCCTGCCGCCAGGCGGGGCTGCCTTCGCCGTTGACGCCGCTGCCCGGTGACCCCACCGGCCGCCGCCGTGCCTACGTGGCGCTGTCGCGACGCAGCTCCAGCAATTCGCTCATCCCCGAGCAACGCGGCGCCAAGACCCATTCCGATTCGCTGGCCAAGGTGCTGCAGGCGCATCGCGTGCGCGACGAGCTCGACGTGCACCTGGTGCCGGTATCGATCTTCGTCGGACGCGCACCGGACAAGCAGAGCGGCTGGTTCGCCGTGCTGTTCTCGGAGAACTGGGCACTGGTCGGCCGCTTCCGCCGCCTGCTCGCCGTGCTGTTGAACGGTCGCAGCACGATCGTGCGCTTCGCCCCGCCCATTTCGCTGCGCTCCACCATCGATGAAGGGCTGGACCCGGAACGCACGGTGCGCAAGCTGCAGCGCGTGCTGCGTACCCATTTCCGGCGTATCCGCGAGTCGGTGATCGGGCCCGACCTGTCGACCCGTCGCCTGCTGGTGGACCAGGTGCTGCAGGCCGAGCCGGTGCGCGAAGCCATCGCGTCCCAGGCACGCCGCGACAACAGCAAACCGGCTGACGCCTGGAAGAAGGCGCATGCCTATGCCTGGGAGATCGCGGCCGATTATTCCAGCCCTGCGGTGCGCTCGGCCAGCTTCATGCTCAGCCATGTGTGGAACCGGATCTATGCCGGTGTGCTGGTGCATCACCTGGACAAGTTCAAGGCCGCCGCGCCGGGCCATGAAGTGGTCTACGTGCCCAGCCATCGCAGCCACATGGACTATCTGCTGCTGTCCTACCTGTTGTACGACCGCGGCATCGTGCCGCCGCACATCGTGGCGGGCATCAATCTCAACCTGCCGGTCGTCGGCACCCTGCTGCGCAAGGGCGGTGCGTTCTTCATACGGCGCTCGATCCGGGGCAATGCGCTGTACTCGGCGGTGTTGAGTGAGTACGTTGCCCAGCTGGTCGCCGGTGGTTACTCCATCGAGTACTTCGTGGAAGGCGGGCGCTCACGCACCGGCCGCCTGCTGCAGCCGAAGGGCGGCATGATCTCGATGACGCTGAAGGCGTTCCTGCGTCAGCCGCGCAAGCCGGTGCTGTTCCAGCCGATCTATATCGGCTACGAAAAGCTGATGGAAGGCGGCAGCTATCTGGATGAACTGACAGGGCGGCCGAAAGAGAAAGAGTCGATCTGGTCGCTGCTGTGGGGCATCCCAAAGGTGCTCAAGCAGAACTACGGCCAAGTGGTGGTGAACTTCGGCGAACCGATTGCGTTGAACGACGTACTGGCCGAGAAGGCACCCGACTGGGATGGCAGCGCCGTGGCCGAGGATGAAAAGCCGGCGTGGTTGGCGAGCACGGTCGATACGCTGGCCGAACGCATCCAGGTGCGCATCAATGGCGCCGCCGACGTCAATCCGATCAACCTGCTGGCGCTGGCTCTGCTGTCCACGCCCAAGCACGCGATGGGCGAGGCCGACCTGATCGCGCAGATCCAGCTGTGCAAGACCCTGCTGGAAGAAATGCCGTACTCCGATCGAGTGACGGTGACCCCGCATTCGCCTGCGCGGATCATCGCCCACGCCGAGGAGATCAACGTCCTCACCCGCGTGCGCCATCCGCTGGGGGACGTGCTCAGTGTCAGCGGCGATACCGCTGTGCTGCTCAGCTACTTCCGCAACAACGTGCTGCACCTGTTCACGGCGTCGTCGTGGGTGGCGTGCTGCTTCCAGAACAACCGCCGCATGGGCCGCGCGGGCCTGGTGCGGCTGGGGCGCACGGTCTACCCGTTCCTGCAGTCGGAGCTGTTCCTGCCGTGGACGGAAGACGAGTTCGGCCAGCGCATCGAGCAGACCATCGATCTGTTCATCCGCGAAGGGCTGCTGCAGCAGGTGGGCGAAGACGAAGGCGGCGTGCTGGCGCGTAACACCGGGCAGACCGACGAAGTGTTCCGCCTGCGCGCCATCGGCCATTCGCTGCAGCAGGCCTTCGAGCGCTATTACATCGCCATCTCGGTGCTGGTCAAGAACGGTCCGGGCACGCTCGGCGCCGCTGAGCTGGAGAGTCTCTGCCAGCAGGCGGCCCAGCGCCTGAGCCTGTTGTACGCACCGGCCGCGCCGGAGTTTTTCGACAAGACCTTGTTCCGTGGATTCATCCAGAAGCTGCGCGAGCTGCGTCTGGTATGGCCGGATGAAAACAGCAAGCTGTTGTTCGATGAGCGGCTGGACGGCTGGGCCAAGGATGCCAAGTTCATCCTCGGCCGCGAGTTGCGCCACACCATCGAGCGGGTCAGTCCGGAAGCCGCCAAGCCCGAAGAAGCCGCGCCGCAGGATTGA
- a CDS encoding DUF465 domain-containing protein: protein MDTYTPAEITERLGALRAEHRALDDRITHMAANGSDDLESKRLKRHRLQLKDCISRLESLQIPDEPA, encoded by the coding sequence GTGGACACTTACACACCCGCTGAAATCACCGAGCGCTTGGGCGCACTACGCGCGGAACACCGTGCGCTGGATGACCGCATCACGCACATGGCCGCCAACGGCAGCGACGACCTGGAGTCCAAACGGCTGAAGCGGCACCGCCTGCAGCTGAAAGACTGCATCAGCCGGCTGGAGAGCCTGCAGATTCCCGACGAACCGGCCTGA
- the ttcA gene encoding tRNA 2-thiocytidine(32) synthetase TtcA: MSAVISLPDPLPRVRRDADQQVRVLGRQLRRQVGQAIADYGMIGEGDKVMVCLSGGKDSYTLLDILLDLQRRAPVPFELVAVNLDQKQPGFPAHVLPEYLAGLGVAYQIIEQDTYSVVSRVIPEGATQCSLCSRLRRGALYHHAATHGFTRIALGHHRDDMAATFLMNLFHHAKLSGMPPKLRSDDGQHVVIRPLAYVRERDIAEYAQARRFPIIPCTLCGSQPNLQRRQVGQMLAQWDIDHPGRVDQIARALATVEPSQLADPRLFDFHSLERRPCDASPETPAAEDGRGVLHS, encoded by the coding sequence ATGAGCGCTGTCATCTCCCTGCCCGATCCCCTGCCGCGCGTGCGCCGTGATGCGGATCAGCAGGTGCGCGTGCTCGGCAGGCAGCTGCGCCGCCAAGTGGGCCAGGCCATCGCCGATTACGGCATGATCGGCGAGGGCGACAAGGTGATGGTCTGCCTGTCCGGTGGCAAGGACAGCTACACCCTGCTGGACATCCTGCTGGACCTGCAGCGTCGCGCCCCGGTGCCGTTCGAGCTGGTGGCGGTGAACCTGGACCAGAAGCAGCCGGGCTTTCCCGCCCACGTGCTCCCCGAGTACCTGGCCGGCCTGGGCGTGGCGTACCAGATCATCGAGCAGGACACCTATTCGGTGGTCAGCCGGGTGATTCCAGAGGGCGCCACGCAGTGTTCGCTGTGTTCGCGGCTGCGACGCGGCGCGTTGTACCACCATGCCGCCACCCACGGCTTCACCCGCATCGCGTTGGGACACCACCGCGATGACATGGCGGCGACGTTCCTGATGAACCTGTTCCACCATGCCAAGCTGTCCGGCATGCCGCCCAAGCTGCGCAGCGATGACGGCCAGCACGTGGTGATACGGCCACTGGCCTACGTGCGTGAGCGTGACATCGCCGAGTACGCGCAGGCGCGGCGATTCCCGATCATTCCGTGCACCCTGTGTGGCAGCCAGCCGAACCTGCAGCGTCGCCAGGTGGGGCAGATGCTGGCGCAGTGGGACATCGACCATCCCGGTCGCGTGGACCAGATCGCCCGTGCACTGGCTACCGTGGAGCCGTCCCAGCTGGCGGACCCGCGCCTGTTTGATTTTCATTCCCTGGAGCGTCGCCCGTGCGACGCATCTCCTGAGACGCCCGCAGCCGAAGATGGCCGTGGCGTCCTTCACTCCTGA
- a CDS encoding recombination-associated protein RdgC, translated as MFFRNLTFFRFPTATDFSSVDTQLPNALLKPVGPLEMSSRGFISPFGREEKEQFSHRIEEHLWLTVGGEDKLLPGAVVNDLLERKLEEIESNEGRRPGGRERKRMKDDLLHELLPRAFVKNSRNDAFLDLKHGYVAVDCSSRKTAEYFMSDIRGLLGSFPAMPLNAEVAPRSILTGWIAGEPLPTGLSLGEECEMKDPVEGGAVVKCQHQELRCDEIDKHLDAGKQVTKLALVFEDNLSFVIGDDLIVRKLKFLDGALDQLEHTDDDGRRAELDARFALQSAEIRRLFLLLEEAFKLSKAD; from the coding sequence ATGTTCTTTCGCAACCTGACTTTCTTCCGCTTCCCCACCGCCACTGATTTCTCCAGCGTGGACACCCAGTTGCCCAATGCCCTGCTCAAGCCGGTCGGTCCGCTGGAGATGAGCTCGCGCGGCTTCATCTCCCCGTTCGGCCGCGAGGAAAAGGAGCAGTTCTCCCATCGCATCGAAGAGCACCTGTGGCTGACCGTCGGGGGTGAGGACAAACTGCTGCCCGGCGCGGTGGTCAACGACCTGCTCGAGCGCAAGTTGGAAGAGATCGAATCCAACGAGGGGCGTCGTCCCGGTGGTCGTGAACGCAAGCGCATGAAGGATGACCTGCTGCATGAACTGCTGCCGCGCGCCTTCGTCAAGAACTCGCGCAACGATGCGTTCCTGGACCTCAAGCATGGCTACGTCGCCGTGGATTGCTCCAGCCGCAAGACGGCCGAGTACTTCATGTCCGATATCCGTGGCCTGCTGGGCAGCTTCCCGGCCATGCCGCTGAATGCCGAGGTGGCCCCGCGTTCCATCCTGACCGGCTGGATCGCCGGCGAGCCGCTGCCGACCGGTCTGTCGCTGGGCGAAGAGTGCGAGATGAAGGATCCGGTGGAAGGTGGCGCCGTCGTCAAGTGCCAGCACCAGGAACTGCGTTGCGACGAGATCGACAAGCATCTGGATGCCGGCAAGCAGGTGACCAAGCTGGCGCTGGTGTTCGAGGACAACCTGTCCTTCGTGATCGGCGATGACCTGATCGTGCGCAAGCTGAAGTTCCTGGACGGTGCGCTGGATCAGCTGGAACACACCGATGATGACGGCCGCCGTGCCGAGCTGGATGCACGCTTCGCGCTGCAGAGCGCCGAAATCCGTCGGCTGTTCCTGTTGCTGGAAGAGGCGTTCAAGCTCAGCAAGGCCGACTGA
- a CDS encoding SprT family zinc-dependent metalloprotease: MSPLLRRLLSPAPTASVQRDTVRLRIGDAEIDILRVRDPRARRIKLSVDERGARLTLPLRASLQTGDRFLEEHRGWLAKQLLHFQSDRMPPALVPGQPGLLPLRGELLPLRWQEARYAKLEIDAEGACVHWPVRATPATLRRVLREFYEAQTRADVGQWLPRYLPGLPRAPTRIRLKVMSSQWGSLAPDGSMALDLALVLGRPAAFEYVLVHELCHLLQANHSAAFWHEVEQRFPAWREQRDYFHDEGRRLKAMLRQLL, translated from the coding sequence ATGAGTCCGTTGCTGCGCCGCCTGTTGTCTCCCGCGCCCACCGCTTCGGTGCAGCGGGACACCGTGCGCCTGCGCATCGGGGACGCGGAGATCGACATCCTGCGCGTGCGCGACCCGCGCGCGCGCCGCATCAAGCTGAGCGTGGACGAGCGTGGCGCACGGCTGACCCTGCCCTTGCGTGCCAGCCTGCAGACCGGAGACCGTTTCCTGGAAGAGCACCGGGGCTGGTTGGCGAAGCAGTTGCTGCATTTTCAATCCGATCGCATGCCGCCTGCGCTGGTTCCGGGCCAGCCCGGCCTGTTGCCCCTGCGCGGCGAGCTGTTGCCCTTGCGTTGGCAGGAGGCGCGCTACGCCAAGCTGGAGATCGATGCAGAGGGTGCGTGCGTGCATTGGCCGGTGCGCGCCACGCCTGCCACGCTGCGTCGCGTGCTGCGTGAGTTCTACGAGGCACAGACACGGGCCGACGTGGGCCAATGGCTGCCGCGTTACCTGCCTGGACTGCCGCGCGCACCCACGCGGATCCGCTTGAAGGTGATGTCCTCGCAGTGGGGGTCGCTGGCACCGGATGGCAGCATGGCGCTGGATCTCGCATTGGTGCTGGGGCGCCCTGCTGCCTTCGAGTATGTGCTGGTGCATGAGCTCTGCCATCTGCTGCAGGCGAATCACTCCGCGGCGTTCTGGCATGAAGTGGAGCAGCGTTTTCCGGCATGGCGGGAGCAGCGCGACTATTTCCATGACGAAGGACGGCGGCTGAAGGCGATGCTGCGGCAACTGCTTTGA
- a CDS encoding methylglyoxal synthase: MRLGLAANRLHHHDGNAALFRWLRACHAGIAELELSLHAVGRTFDAIQHYGLLQATTQLTRYPNGREGGLMKLVAEVVGMGPERTLDGAIYLIDPVDPSSIFPEAIALKRQCVIHGKPFLSTVASARDWVEVERVHAGWTADPGADDLHAFGHQTLALIAHDAMKPAMLAFAAEHFDVLSRFASRIGTGTTGQRLNELAWSRGWPVDQPWVTRYQSGPLGGDAQIADQVLEGRCQRAIFFEDPHVARQHEADIQLLERAVTTVTDRAVCITAPTVATRWAIAAAQRR, translated from the coding sequence ATGCGACTTGGCCTTGCAGCCAACCGGCTTCATCACCATGACGGCAACGCCGCACTTTTCCGCTGGCTGCGCGCCTGCCACGCCGGCATCGCCGAGTTGGAGCTGTCGCTGCATGCGGTGGGGCGCACCTTCGACGCGATCCAGCACTACGGTCTGCTGCAGGCTACCACGCAGCTCACGCGCTACCCCAACGGACGCGAGGGCGGCTTGATGAAGCTGGTGGCCGAAGTGGTCGGCATGGGGCCGGAACGCACGCTGGACGGTGCCATCTACCTGATCGACCCGGTCGACCCGTCATCGATCTTCCCCGAGGCCATCGCGCTCAAGCGGCAGTGCGTCATCCACGGCAAACCCTTCCTCTCCACCGTTGCCAGCGCCCGCGACTGGGTGGAAGTGGAACGCGTGCATGCGGGATGGACGGCCGATCCGGGTGCCGATGACCTGCATGCGTTCGGCCACCAGACGCTGGCCCTGATCGCCCACGACGCGATGAAGCCGGCGATGCTGGCATTCGCCGCCGAGCACTTCGACGTGTTGTCCCGTTTCGCCTCGCGCATCGGCACGGGAACCACTGGCCAGCGACTCAACGAACTGGCATGGAGCCGCGGCTGGCCCGTCGACCAACCGTGGGTGACGCGCTACCAGAGCGGCCCACTGGGCGGCGACGCCCAGATTGCCGACCAGGTGCTGGAAGGCCGTTGCCAACGCGCGATCTTCTTCGAAGACCCCCACGTCGCGCGCCAGCACGAAGCGGACATCCAACTGCTGGAGCGCGCCGTCACGACCGTCACCGATCGCGCCGTGTGCATCACCGCCCCCACGGTCGCCACACGCTGGGCGATCGCCGCCGCACAGCGGCGATGA